From Pseudarthrobacter equi, a single genomic window includes:
- a CDS encoding MarR family winged helix-turn-helix transcriptional regulator: MNGSNPFNTGPAAPETPRTGGPHPLVRLLQDFTLEANRYVDAAGGRKDMHRTDLNALAVIMRHTAKGNVVTPGLLRKELNLSSPATTALIDRLDNSGHVVRERHSSDRRQVQLKMTPKAFTEGGAIFAPLSRHMGQAMAEFTDAELETVSRFMAAMVDATIAAREDSPEPSGPAAT; this comes from the coding sequence ATGAACGGCAGCAACCCCTTCAACACCGGCCCAGCCGCGCCTGAAACACCTCGTACCGGCGGACCCCACCCCTTGGTCCGGCTGCTGCAGGACTTCACGCTGGAGGCCAACCGTTACGTGGACGCCGCCGGTGGCCGCAAGGACATGCACCGGACGGACCTGAACGCCCTGGCCGTCATCATGCGCCACACGGCGAAGGGCAACGTGGTCACACCGGGACTCCTCCGCAAGGAACTGAACCTGAGCTCGCCCGCCACCACGGCCCTGATCGACAGGCTGGACAACTCCGGCCACGTGGTCCGCGAGCGCCACAGCTCGGACCGCCGCCAGGTCCAGCTGAAAATGACCCCCAAGGCCTTCACCGAGGGCGGTGCCATCTTTGCGCCACTCTCACGCCACATGGGACAGGCCATGGCGGAGTTCACCGACGCTGAGCTGGAGACCGTTTCGCGCTTCATGGCCGCCATGGTGGACGCCACCATTGCCGCCCGCGAGGATTCCCCCGAGCCCTCCGGCCCTGCCGCCACCTAG
- a CDS encoding methyltransferase domain-containing protein, whose product MSHQQPEDDVYTHGHHESVVRAHAARTAENSAAFVLPHLTRGTDVLDVGCGPGSITCDFAAVVSPGKVTGLDRSPDIIAQAQALAVEREVPNVEFVAGNIYDLDFADGTFDVVHAHQVLQHLTDPVEALREMRRVAKPGGIVAVRDADFHGMSWYPAIPELDEWMDLYQLIARRNGAEPDAGRRLVSWAQSAGFHDVAPTSSNWLYATGQQRRWQARVWGERVLHSAFAEQALEYGFANPADLARISAGWHRWGSTDDGWFLIPNGEVIARA is encoded by the coding sequence ATGAGCCACCAACAGCCTGAAGACGACGTCTACACGCACGGCCACCATGAGTCCGTAGTCCGGGCCCATGCCGCCAGGACCGCCGAGAATTCAGCGGCATTCGTCCTGCCGCACCTCACCCGGGGAACGGACGTGCTCGACGTCGGATGCGGGCCGGGCAGCATCACGTGCGATTTTGCCGCCGTCGTCAGCCCGGGCAAGGTCACCGGCCTGGACCGCTCACCGGACATCATCGCCCAGGCCCAGGCGCTCGCCGTCGAACGCGAAGTGCCCAACGTGGAATTCGTGGCCGGCAACATCTACGACCTCGACTTCGCGGACGGGACGTTCGACGTGGTCCACGCCCATCAGGTGCTGCAGCACCTGACCGACCCCGTCGAGGCACTGCGGGAAATGCGCCGGGTGGCCAAGCCGGGCGGCATTGTTGCCGTGCGGGACGCCGACTTCCACGGGATGAGCTGGTACCCCGCCATCCCGGAGCTGGATGAATGGATGGACCTCTACCAGCTCATTGCGCGGCGGAACGGAGCCGAGCCCGACGCCGGGCGGCGCCTGGTCAGCTGGGCCCAGTCCGCGGGCTTTCACGACGTCGCCCCCACCAGCAGCAACTGGCTCTACGCCACGGGCCAGCAGCGCCGCTGGCAGGCCCGCGTCTGGGGTGAACGGGTGCTGCATTCGGCGTTCGCTGAGCAGGCCCTGGAGTACGGTTTCGCCAACCCGGCGGACCTGGCGCGGATCTCAGCCGGCTGGCACCGCTGGGGTTCCACTGACGACGGCTGGTTCCTGATCCCGAACGGGGAAGTCATCGCCCGCGCGTAG
- a CDS encoding GNAT family N-acetyltransferase, which produces MNNPHPTPVAEPEQLLHGVGIRLLHADDGHSLAGAYVRNRRHLAPWEPHRPEAFYSAERQRELIRAKCEQLESGTEVPWVLLEGSGGSMAGQRIVGTITLTGIVRGPFLSANLGYWVDHSLLGRGVGTAAVRFAAGYAQRELGLHRIQAATLLHNAASRRILGRAGFREIGVAPEYLQIAGIWQDHLLHQLILPHGQ; this is translated from the coding sequence ATGAACAATCCACACCCCACGCCCGTAGCCGAGCCAGAACAACTGCTCCACGGGGTTGGCATCCGGCTGCTCCACGCCGATGACGGGCACTCCCTCGCAGGGGCGTACGTCCGAAACCGACGGCACCTGGCCCCGTGGGAACCCCACCGGCCGGAGGCGTTCTACAGCGCCGAACGGCAGCGGGAGCTGATCCGGGCCAAGTGTGAGCAGCTGGAGTCAGGCACGGAGGTTCCCTGGGTCCTCCTCGAGGGTTCCGGTGGCTCAATGGCGGGCCAGCGCATCGTCGGAACCATCACCCTCACCGGAATCGTGCGGGGTCCGTTCCTCAGCGCCAACCTCGGTTACTGGGTGGACCACAGCCTCCTGGGGCGGGGCGTCGGCACGGCCGCTGTACGGTTCGCGGCCGGCTACGCGCAGAGAGAGCTTGGCCTGCACCGGATCCAGGCCGCCACCCTGCTGCATAACGCGGCATCGCGGCGGATCCTGGGCCGGGCAGGGTTCCGTGAAATCGGAGTCGCCCCGGAGTACCTGCAGATTGCCGGAATATGGCAGGACCACCTGCTGCACCAGCTCATCCTGCCGCACGGACAGTAA
- a CDS encoding pyridoxamine 5'-phosphate oxidase family protein, with product MDSLKLPIENLSFDDCWELLSGDTLGRLAIVVDGHPEVFPVNFVVHRRSIAFRTAAGSKLWGAMMERPAALEIDGYDPATELAWSVVVRGDTQVIEDQSEIDAVDGLGLEPWQPGEKSNYIRLNAKALTGRRFQVNRPDVWNTRLQDRRRASFE from the coding sequence ATGGACTCGCTCAAGCTGCCAATCGAAAACCTTTCCTTTGACGACTGCTGGGAACTTCTTTCAGGCGACACGCTGGGCAGGCTCGCCATCGTCGTCGACGGCCACCCCGAGGTCTTCCCCGTTAATTTCGTTGTCCACCGCCGGAGCATCGCCTTCCGCACGGCGGCCGGTTCCAAGCTGTGGGGCGCCATGATGGAACGCCCGGCGGCGCTGGAGATCGACGGCTACGACCCCGCCACGGAGCTTGCGTGGAGCGTGGTGGTGCGCGGCGATACCCAGGTCATTGAGGACCAGTCCGAAATAGACGCCGTGGACGGCCTGGGACTGGAGCCTTGGCAGCCTGGCGAAAAATCGAACTACATCCGGCTCAACGCCAAGGCCCTGACGGGCCGCAGGTTCCAGGTGAACCGGCCGGACGTCTGGAACACCCGGCTGCAGGACCGGCGGCGCGCCTCCTTCGAGTAG
- a CDS encoding low molecular weight protein-tyrosine-phosphatase, whose protein sequence is MNSTSSPYRVIAVCTGNICRSPMAEHMLRAALEREGLDDLVMVDSAGTTGYEAGRPIDPRAARRLAITQLTTDFHVAREWDHGWFRDRDLILALDIDHYAWLSQAAPDRESLEKIRMLRSFDPAMTGRDLLDQGIEDPWYGGHADFDAVWHQIHTAMPGLVDHIRAAVASNARLARQAH, encoded by the coding sequence ATGAACTCAACGTCGAGCCCATACCGCGTCATTGCCGTCTGCACGGGCAATATCTGCCGCTCCCCCATGGCTGAACACATGCTCCGGGCGGCACTCGAACGCGAGGGGCTGGACGACCTGGTAATGGTGGACTCAGCCGGCACCACCGGGTACGAGGCGGGGCGGCCCATCGATCCGCGCGCGGCCCGCCGGCTGGCCATCACGCAACTCACCACGGACTTCCATGTGGCCAGGGAGTGGGACCACGGCTGGTTCCGCGACCGGGACCTGATTCTTGCGCTGGACATCGACCACTATGCGTGGCTGAGCCAGGCGGCTCCGGACAGGGAGTCGCTGGAGAAGATCCGGATGCTCCGCAGCTTCGACCCCGCCATGACCGGCCGCGACCTCCTGGACCAGGGCATCGAGGATCCCTGGTACGGCGGGCACGCCGATTTCGACGCCGTCTGGCATCAGATCCACACCGCGATGCCCGGCCTCGTTGACCACATCCGGGCAGCGGTTGCAAGCAATGCACGCCTGGCGCGGCAGGCGCACTGA
- a CDS encoding type II toxin-antitoxin system Phd/YefM family antitoxin: MTHYGDHEYWAEPYAVEVDQLDLVNMGQYNVQEAKTRLSELLNLVERGEDVVIAKAGRPVARLVRIEPPTKRELGFLGPLHIPDGFYEPWTEEEMGVAEE, translated from the coding sequence ATGACCCATTACGGAGACCACGAATATTGGGCTGAACCTTATGCCGTGGAGGTTGACCAACTAGACTTGGTCAACATGGGACAGTACAACGTCCAGGAAGCCAAAACCCGGCTTTCCGAACTGCTGAACCTCGTGGAACGCGGCGAGGACGTGGTCATCGCGAAAGCCGGACGCCCCGTTGCCCGGTTGGTGAGGATCGAGCCTCCCACCAAGCGGGAACTTGGGTTCCTGGGTCCGCTCCACATCCCGGACGGGTTTTATGAGCCGTGGACAGAGGAGGAAATGGGAGTTGCCGAAGAATGA
- a CDS encoding type II toxin-antitoxin system VapC family toxin has translation MKLLLDTHVFLWAIAEPRRLSTKARNAITKLDNQVFVSPVTAYELSYKHRLGKLPAGSAIVASFGRQLAHLYASELPVSASHGLAAGQLDWDHKDPFDRMLAAQAMVEGFTLVTADGSLQAFEPVATLW, from the coding sequence ATGAAGCTGCTCCTGGATACTCACGTCTTCCTCTGGGCAATCGCCGAGCCGCGGAGGCTCTCCACCAAAGCCCGGAACGCCATCACCAAACTGGACAACCAGGTGTTCGTTTCGCCGGTGACCGCCTATGAGCTGTCCTACAAGCACAGGCTCGGAAAGCTTCCCGCCGGGTCTGCGATAGTCGCGAGCTTTGGGCGCCAACTCGCCCACCTCTATGCGTCCGAGCTGCCGGTCAGCGCATCCCACGGGCTTGCTGCCGGACAACTCGACTGGGACCACAAGGATCCCTTTGACCGCATGCTGGCAGCGCAGGCCATGGTGGAGGGTTTTACCCTGGTCACGGCGGACGGGAGTTTGCAGGCCTTCGAACCGGTGGCCACATTGTGGTGA
- a CDS encoding aminodeoxychorismate lyase codes for MTSPAPVVLVFLDPAYPDGRPADASQPQLMVTDQGATRGDGIFETMLAVRGAVRKIQAHLDRLGGSAEALDLNIPGQDEWRRAIAAAIAEHHAQYPAPTPGDDELVVKLVVTRGVEGAASPTAWVQVSAAPATGRRQRETGIDVILLDRGYDSDVAERAPWLLMGAKTLSYAVNMAALRHARRQGADDVIFLSSDGRVLEGPTSTVLLAHVEKSGDGTTLKRLITPQLDSGILPGTSQGALFTAAKAAGWELGYGPLEPQDLLDADAVWLISSVRLLAPVNTIDGKQIGTPSLQKELTAELTGLYAGIE; via the coding sequence ATGACCTCTCCCGCCCCCGTGGTACTCGTTTTCCTTGATCCCGCCTACCCCGATGGCCGGCCGGCCGACGCCTCCCAGCCGCAGCTGATGGTCACGGACCAGGGGGCCACCCGGGGGGATGGCATCTTCGAAACGATGCTCGCCGTGCGGGGGGCAGTCCGGAAGATCCAAGCCCACCTGGACCGCCTGGGCGGCTCCGCCGAAGCACTGGACCTCAACATCCCGGGGCAGGATGAGTGGCGGCGGGCCATCGCTGCCGCCATTGCCGAGCACCACGCACAGTACCCGGCCCCCACTCCGGGCGACGACGAACTGGTGGTCAAACTGGTGGTCACCCGCGGCGTAGAAGGCGCGGCCTCCCCCACCGCCTGGGTGCAGGTCTCCGCCGCGCCGGCCACCGGCCGCCGCCAGCGCGAAACGGGCATCGATGTCATCCTCCTTGACCGCGGCTACGACAGTGACGTTGCCGAGCGCGCACCGTGGCTGCTCATGGGTGCCAAGACGCTCTCCTACGCCGTCAACATGGCCGCACTGCGCCATGCCCGCAGACAGGGCGCCGACGACGTCATCTTCCTGTCCTCCGATGGCCGCGTGCTGGAAGGCCCCACGTCCACGGTGCTGCTGGCCCATGTGGAAAAATCCGGCGACGGCACCACCCTCAAGCGCCTCATCACCCCCCAGCTGGACAGCGGCATCCTCCCCGGAACATCCCAGGGCGCCCTGTTCACCGCAGCCAAGGCAGCCGGCTGGGAACTGGGCTACGGACCACTGGAACCGCAGGACCTGCTGGATGCCGACGCGGTCTGGCTGATCTCCAGCGTCCGCCTGCTCGCCCCCGTCAACACCATCGACGGCAAGCAGATCGGCACCCCGTCGCTGCAGAAGGAACTGACGGCCGAGCTCACCGGGCTTTACGCCGGAATCGAATAG
- a CDS encoding TetR/AcrR family transcriptional regulator C-terminal domain-containing protein, producing MTPKDAAGPGTSVRRKAPLSKERVLAKALELVDAEGVDALTMRRLGQALDRDPMSLYRYAENRAALLDGVAERVLDELPVQPDDPDWKAQLRHIAHSLRRLALEHPNVVPLLVTRPLSTPLGLRPLGTLRPLEQILSLLIAAGFAPAGALHVYRAYYGFLYGHILNELQEFVVDPEENEVLLRLGLHRLPAKDFPRLRALAPALADYDGSEELDRGLTILLTGLEAELSVQPTA from the coding sequence ATGACTCCCAAAGATGCCGCGGGCCCAGGCACCTCCGTAAGGCGGAAGGCCCCACTCAGTAAGGAGAGGGTGCTCGCAAAAGCCTTGGAATTGGTGGATGCCGAGGGCGTTGACGCCCTCACCATGCGGCGCCTGGGCCAGGCGCTGGACCGGGATCCCATGAGCCTGTACCGGTATGCGGAAAACCGTGCGGCCCTGCTTGACGGAGTGGCAGAACGGGTTCTTGACGAACTCCCCGTCCAGCCGGACGATCCCGATTGGAAGGCACAGCTTCGCCACATTGCGCACAGCCTGCGCCGCCTTGCCCTTGAGCACCCCAACGTGGTGCCGCTTCTCGTTACCAGGCCGCTGTCCACGCCGTTGGGCCTTCGGCCCTTGGGCACGCTCCGGCCACTGGAGCAAATCCTTTCGCTGCTGATCGCAGCGGGATTTGCGCCAGCCGGGGCCCTGCACGTTTACAGGGCCTACTATGGCTTCCTTTACGGACACATCCTCAATGAGCTACAGGAATTCGTGGTGGATCCGGAGGAGAACGAGGTGTTGCTCCGACTTGGATTGCACCGCCTTCCGGCCAAGGATTTTCCCCGGCTCCGCGCCCTGGCCCCTGCATTGGCAGACTACGACGGCTCCGAGGAACTGGACAGGGGACTCACCATCCTTTTGACCGGTCTGGAAGCAGAACTGTCGGTACAGCCTACGGCCTGA
- a CDS encoding LysE family transporter — protein sequence MQFSLWLALAGAGALISFTPGAGAINTMSNSLNAGFRRSIWGILGQQAALVVHVLIVALGVGVLVSGSPLAFNIIRYAGAAYLVYLGIRQFLSKPAVQEEQAAASTFEPAVSIFRRGFWVNLLNPKAIVFFLAFTPQFIRPEESLITQYAILTATIVAIDILVMWFFFAAAARSFQRFTQTERGQLVLSKVFGVLFVGVGILLAFIH from the coding sequence GTGCAATTTTCCCTGTGGCTGGCCCTGGCAGGCGCCGGCGCCCTCATCAGTTTCACCCCCGGTGCCGGCGCTATCAACACCATGAGCAATTCCCTGAACGCCGGCTTCCGCCGCTCCATCTGGGGAATCCTGGGCCAGCAGGCAGCGCTCGTTGTCCACGTGCTCATCGTGGCGCTGGGCGTTGGGGTTTTGGTTTCCGGTTCTCCGCTGGCCTTCAACATCATCCGGTACGCCGGTGCCGCCTACCTGGTGTACCTGGGCATCCGGCAGTTCCTCAGCAAGCCCGCCGTCCAGGAGGAGCAGGCGGCCGCGTCCACGTTCGAGCCCGCAGTGTCAATTTTCCGGCGGGGTTTCTGGGTCAACCTCCTGAACCCCAAAGCGATTGTTTTCTTCCTGGCCTTCACGCCGCAGTTCATCCGGCCCGAAGAATCGCTGATCACCCAGTACGCCATCCTGACGGCCACCATCGTGGCCATCGACATCCTGGTCATGTGGTTCTTCTTCGCCGCGGCCGCGCGCTCATTCCAGCGCTTTACGCAGACCGAACGGGGCCAACTGGTCCTCAGCAAGGTGTTCGGCGTGCTGTTCGTCGGCGTCGGAATCCTGCTGGCTTTCATCCACTGA
- the cls gene encoding cardiolipin synthase, translated as MWVVVILGVADLAIRILALGIIPGNRRPTTAMAWLLGIFFVPFVGIVLFLLFGNFRLSSRRREQQQQVNERVQAGITALSDAESDYQGPEWVKSAGELNRRLGSLPMVDGNTVDLIPGYPDSIFAMTEAVRKAKKFVNAEFYIMSTDHITDDLLTALEEAAERGVEVRVLFDHIGTLRVKGYKNLLKRLKAGKIQWKRMLPLLPIHGQWRRPDLRNHRKIMVVDGELAFTGSQNLIEPSYNNPRHRKAGREWVELMACLRGPIVTTLNVVFATDWLSETDESLEHQLQLPVDTAPGNVTAQVVPSGPGFITENNLRLFNTLIYSAQHRISICSPYFVPDDSLLYAITTAAQRGVDVELFVSEKGDQFLVHHAQQSYYEALLEAGVRIFLYKAPFVLHAKHFTIDDEVAVLGSSNMDMRSFSLNLEVSVMLLGADIVTKMRAVENTYRDISHELRLSDWLNRPLAARYVDNVARLTATVQ; from the coding sequence ATGTGGGTAGTGGTGATCCTGGGCGTTGCAGACCTCGCCATCAGGATCCTGGCGTTGGGAATCATCCCGGGCAACCGGCGCCCCACCACGGCCATGGCCTGGCTGCTGGGCATCTTCTTCGTGCCATTCGTGGGCATCGTCCTCTTCCTGCTTTTCGGCAACTTCCGGCTGTCCAGCCGGCGCCGGGAGCAGCAGCAGCAAGTCAACGAGAGGGTCCAGGCGGGCATCACGGCCCTCTCGGACGCTGAGAGCGACTACCAGGGCCCCGAGTGGGTGAAGTCGGCCGGGGAACTGAACCGCCGGCTGGGTTCGCTGCCCATGGTGGACGGCAACACGGTGGACCTCATCCCCGGTTACCCGGACTCCATCTTTGCCATGACCGAGGCGGTGCGGAAGGCGAAGAAGTTCGTCAACGCCGAGTTCTACATCATGAGCACCGACCACATCACCGATGACCTTCTCACCGCCCTCGAGGAAGCCGCCGAACGCGGCGTCGAAGTGCGGGTTCTCTTTGACCACATCGGCACCCTGCGGGTCAAGGGCTACAAAAACCTCCTCAAGCGCCTCAAAGCCGGCAAGATCCAGTGGAAGCGCATGCTGCCGCTGCTGCCCATCCACGGGCAGTGGCGCAGGCCGGACCTCCGGAACCACCGCAAGATCATGGTGGTGGACGGTGAGCTGGCCTTCACCGGGTCGCAGAACCTCATTGAGCCCTCCTACAACAACCCCCGCCACCGCAAGGCCGGCCGCGAATGGGTTGAGCTGATGGCCTGCCTCCGCGGACCGATCGTGACCACCCTGAACGTCGTCTTCGCCACCGACTGGCTCAGCGAAACCGACGAGTCGCTGGAGCACCAGCTGCAGCTTCCGGTGGACACGGCTCCGGGGAACGTCACCGCCCAGGTGGTGCCCAGCGGCCCGGGATTCATCACGGAGAACAACCTGCGGCTCTTCAACACCCTCATCTATTCGGCCCAGCACCGGATTTCCATTTGCAGCCCGTACTTCGTCCCGGATGATTCCCTGCTGTACGCCATCACTACGGCAGCCCAGCGCGGCGTGGACGTTGAACTGTTCGTTTCCGAAAAGGGCGACCAGTTCCTGGTCCACCACGCCCAGCAGTCCTACTACGAGGCGCTGCTCGAGGCCGGCGTACGGATCTTCCTGTACAAGGCGCCGTTCGTGCTGCACGCCAAGCACTTCACCATCGACGACGAGGTGGCAGTCCTTGGCTCGAGCAACATGGACATGCGCTCGTTCTCCCTGAACCTTGAGGTGTCCGTCATGCTGCTCGGCGCGGACATCGTGACCAAGATGCGCGCGGTGGAGAACACGTACCGGGACATCTCCCATGAGCTGCGGCTGTCAGACTGGCTGAACCGGCCGCTCGCCGCACGCTATGTGGACAACGTGGCGCGGCTGACGGCAACCGTCCAATAA
- a CDS encoding chorismate-binding protein, with product MSPAPVIIAIDGRSGAGKTTLAVELAARLRARHKVSLFHLEDIYPGWNGLAAGIERYVSTVLEPLSRGMAATWTSWDWERHYDGDPRVTLPAEIVIVEGVGAAAAAARPFLGAVIWADSPEEVRRTRALQRDGETYEPYWDQWAAQESEWLAGDDVAAAADLQVRNVADGSAPEDVLQLLPYLPVLAQVLAPELSARRGLSLRAERLEARPQAAELFRALYGGSANAVWLDSSNAGASLNTGPAAGGDPADPTVRTAAERSRFSILADDGGTFGQSVTHRSGASHISAGSVTATVDGPFFRWLDSVWGRRAVRAPEGYPGEFTLGWLGYLGYELKRETGGTDVSAATPDAALIFAGRAVVLDHADGTAWLLALDAPDAAEWLDTARAAVQAAAAAPTGSDTQDAAELAGAAIVGGSTGVGGSSVPVFASRDSGVAYRAKIAEAQREIAEGNTYEVCLTTTLAARVPAGSLDPWNTYLALRRRNPAPFASYLAFDGLAVASTSPERFLRIAADGGMRAEPIKGTRRRAADATEDAALRTELATSLKDRAENIMIVDLLRNDLSHFAVPGSVTVSRLCAIESYATVHQMVSTIDATLPPGSPRAEAVAACFPAGSMTGAPKISTMAILDHLEAGPRGIYSGAIGYFSLNGATDLAVAIRTLVISADNDGTAELTLGVGGAITSDSVPDEEYDEIRTKAYGVLSTLGAEFPDP from the coding sequence ATGAGCCCAGCCCCCGTCATCATTGCCATTGACGGACGCTCGGGTGCAGGCAAGACCACCCTCGCCGTGGAACTGGCCGCGCGGCTGCGCGCCCGCCACAAGGTGTCGCTGTTCCACCTCGAGGACATCTACCCCGGCTGGAACGGCCTGGCCGCCGGCATCGAACGCTACGTCAGCACCGTCCTTGAGCCGCTCAGCCGCGGTATGGCCGCCACCTGGACCAGCTGGGACTGGGAAAGGCATTACGACGGCGACCCCCGGGTCACCCTTCCCGCCGAGATTGTCATCGTGGAGGGAGTCGGCGCCGCGGCCGCCGCAGCTCGGCCCTTCCTGGGCGCGGTCATCTGGGCGGACTCACCGGAGGAAGTCCGCCGCACCCGCGCACTGCAGCGGGACGGCGAAACCTACGAACCCTACTGGGACCAGTGGGCCGCCCAGGAGTCCGAATGGCTGGCCGGGGACGATGTTGCCGCTGCGGCGGACCTGCAGGTCCGGAACGTGGCGGACGGCAGCGCCCCGGAGGACGTCCTGCAGCTCCTGCCCTACCTCCCAGTGCTGGCACAGGTCCTCGCCCCCGAGCTGTCCGCCCGCCGGGGCCTGAGCCTCCGTGCGGAACGGCTCGAGGCACGCCCGCAGGCCGCCGAACTGTTCCGTGCCCTGTACGGCGGATCCGCCAACGCCGTCTGGCTCGACTCGTCCAATGCCGGGGCATCGCTCAACACGGGGCCGGCGGCGGGCGGGGACCCCGCCGATCCAACCGTCCGGACGGCCGCCGAACGCAGCCGCTTCAGCATTTTGGCGGACGACGGCGGCACGTTCGGCCAGTCCGTCACGCACCGGTCCGGGGCCAGCCACATCAGCGCTGGCTCGGTGACCGCCACAGTGGACGGACCGTTTTTCCGGTGGCTGGACTCCGTGTGGGGCCGCCGGGCGGTCCGCGCCCCGGAGGGCTACCCCGGAGAGTTCACCCTGGGATGGCTGGGCTACCTGGGCTACGAACTGAAACGGGAGACCGGCGGCACCGACGTTTCCGCGGCCACACCGGACGCCGCGCTGATCTTCGCCGGACGGGCTGTGGTCTTGGACCACGCGGACGGCACGGCATGGCTCCTGGCCCTGGACGCCCCGGACGCCGCCGAATGGCTGGATACTGCACGGGCAGCCGTGCAGGCCGCAGCAGCTGCACCCACCGGGTCGGACACCCAGGACGCCGCCGAACTGGCCGGCGCTGCCATTGTTGGCGGCAGCACCGGCGTCGGCGGCTCCTCAGTGCCCGTGTTCGCGAGCCGGGACAGCGGCGTGGCCTACCGGGCCAAAATCGCCGAGGCGCAGCGCGAAATCGCCGAGGGCAACACCTACGAAGTCTGCCTGACAACCACACTCGCGGCCCGTGTTCCGGCCGGTTCCCTGGACCCGTGGAACACGTACCTCGCCCTGCGCCGGCGGAACCCGGCACCCTTCGCCAGCTACCTGGCGTTCGACGGACTGGCGGTCGCCAGCACCTCGCCGGAGCGTTTCCTGCGGATAGCGGCCGACGGCGGGATGCGCGCCGAGCCGATTAAGGGCACCCGCCGCCGGGCTGCTGACGCCACCGAGGACGCCGCCCTGCGCACGGAGCTCGCCACCTCGCTGAAGGACCGGGCCGAGAACATCATGATTGTGGACCTGCTGCGGAACGACCTCAGCCATTTCGCAGTCCCCGGCTCCGTGACGGTGAGCCGGCTGTGCGCCATCGAAAGCTATGCCACGGTGCACCAGATGGTGAGCACCATCGACGCCACCCTGCCGCCGGGATCCCCGCGGGCCGAAGCCGTGGCCGCCTGCTTCCCGGCCGGTTCGATGACCGGGGCGCCGAAGATCAGCACCATGGCCATCCTCGACCACCTGGAAGCGGGCCCTCGCGGCATCTATTCGGGTGCCATCGGATACTTTTCGCTGAACGGTGCCACGGACCTGGCAGTCGCCATCAGGACCCTGGTGATCAGCGCGGACAACGACGGCACGGCGGAACTGACCCTCGGCGTCGGCGGCGCCATCACGTCCGATTCCGTGCCGGACGAGGAATACGACGAAATCCGCACCAAGGCCTACGGGGTGCTCTCAACCCTCGGCGCGGAATTCCCTGACCCCTAA